The window TTTAAATCCGAAGATAATGCCAGTTATTGCTCCTGCGACTAATCCGATTGGACTTGTGATAAATAAGAACGCAGCACCGACTAATTTGACGGTTCCTATGATAGCGAAAATACCCCCCACCACTGATACAAACGTTCCTATTACCTTTGCTACTTTGGTGACTACCGGCGATATCGACTCCCAAACTTTGTACACTGACTTAACCGCGCTAAATACTCTCGATAAACCGTTGGCGGTTTTTTGTACGAAGCTAAGCGCCTTGCTTTCAAGTTTCTCAAAGGTTTTTGAGTTAACGAAGCCGATAAACTGATTGAATAGCGGTTCAAACACTCTCTTAGCGCTACTCTTAAATAACGTCATAGCCTGCGAGAACGTCATAGGCATGTTTCCGAATTTCTCCTCTATTTCCTCGGCTGCGTTGAATAAGGATCGCTTGATTAAATCCGAAGTAATCGTACCTTCCGAACTCATTTCCTTTAACGCTCCCATACTGACGCCTGCCGTCTTAGAGATTGCTTGCGCTAATAATGGGGCGTTTTCCATAATGGATCGGAATTCATCGCCTTGTAACTTACCGGCTGCCATCGCTTGTGTTAATTGATACATACCCGATTCCATTTCCTGCGCTCCCGCACCGCTGACAGCAAAGGACTTAGTCATTAACTCCGTAAACTTAATAGCTTCGTTGTTACTTGAAAACGCATCTTTTGCGAGAAGGTTCAATTTCGCTACACTAGACGCCATGACATCGTATGATGATCGACTTCGTTGGGATGCTTTGAATATCTTGTCTTGTAATTGCGCCTGTGTTTGCAAACCATCATTAACGTTCGCTAATCGAGCGCTTATATTAGAGTAAGAATCTGCCGCATCTGTAAAGTTACCGAATCCACTCGCTAGTCCTTGCGCTGACAGGTATGCTGCGCCAATTCCTAATAACTGCGATTTCAAGCCATTTACCGCTGACGACTGCGATTGAATACTGCTTGTCATCCGACTAGCTGCGGAGCTGTATCGATTAATATGCGTAACATTGTTAATAACCGCGCTAGTATTCGAATTTACGATGTTTGTGTTACGGTTAATCGTGTTAGACGTGTTATTAATCACGCTAGAAGTACGTTGCTGAGCGCTATTCATCGTACTTGTCGCACGCTCGACCTGTCTCATTACGTTATTTAGCTGTTGCATTTGACGCGTAATGTTGCGAATTTTGCCGGAAATTCGATCCTCTAAGCTAAAGACCGCCTTTAAGTCATATGCCATCGCTAGTCACCAGCCTCTCGACGTGCCTTGGAATATAACTTTTCAGTTAGCGCGCTCGCTTGCCTACTTGCTTGCCTATATTTTACTTGCGCTGATTTATCACCTTTTGCAAACTCAATAGCGAATGTTAGTGCATCGAGTGTTTTCTGTGCTACTGGCTTCATATCTGCGTTATTAGCAATCACGCGTAGTAAAGGCATTTTTAACGCTTCTGCCTGTGCGATTTGAGCGCGTGTGATATAGCTTTGCGTATCAATCGTATTGATGGCATAACCCGCGTTCACTAGCGCGTAGCTGTCGTCTAAAGTTTTAAATGGATTCATTTGCATCAATTCCTTTCGTTTTTGTACATAGAAAAAAGACACGAGGCCCAAAACGGACATCGTGCCTTGCGTTGAAATTTCGTTATTTAGTTTGTTGCTCTGCCGCACGTTTAACGTTTGCGTATAAAACCCGCGATTCCATTGAGCCAAGCGCTCTTGCAGTTTGCATCGCGATTTGTACGTCTTGTTGCTCGATTTTACCGTCCATCAGTTTTTGCTTTAATCCCGATTCTACGATACGGAAGTTAACACCTTTTCCCTTCGCTTGTTGTGCTAACATTGCTTCTACTTGTTCGTTATATCTACTCATTATTATTTCGCTCCTTTAGTCTTAGTTGGTGCTTCTGCGATATATTCAAAATCGTTCGGTTGATGTCCGTTTGTGAATAAAGATACTTGACTAAGTACCTCGCGTACGCCGCTCAAAGCCCCTTGTCTGCGCATAACATTTGCAGAGCCGGTAGGATGTGTTGCTGGCGAAATCTCTCTCGTTTTACCTTGCGAACGATTTGCCCTAGCGATCTCTGCAATCTCCTCACGTAATTCTCCGTATGCTGCTTCGCCTTCTCGATGATCGATAATACAACTTAGGAGTAAGTCCCTCGCCATTTTTAATTTCGCTTCTACAATAGGCTCGAAATCCGCTCGAATCATAGGTACAAATGCGTTTTGGTATTCGTTTACTACATCTACAGACGTAATTAACCTATCAGGCATAGCTGATTGTGCTAATCGTGCATCACGCTCTCTGCGTGCGATAACCTCTTTCTGTAATGTTATATCTTCGTCAAGTTTAGCGAGTTGCTCTGTTGCATCTGTCCCATGTTTAACACTCTCTGTAAACATAACTTCGTATTGTGTCTCCAACTCTTTTAAACGTGCGTGCGCACTTTCTGCATCTTGTTGGTATTGTATTGATTTTGTAGCACGTTCTAATCCTTCCTTTTTATAATCTTCTAATAGTTGAAATTCGTATACTTTAATTCCCATTTGATTCTATCCCCTTTGTTTTTAGAATTTGAATAATTTTTTCTAGCTTGATAATGCACCACAACCGCCATACCGGAATAACTGGCGCCGGCTGTTCGTCTTGCTTGTCCAACTCGAATAATTCGACTAACATTTCCTTGTTGCGGGTAATCTGCTCGCGTGTACCCTCTATTTCCTTGCGATAAATCACCGGATGCTGAACGTTCATTAAGTCTCGATACAACTCTTTGCTATCCGTCTGTAACTCGTTAATTTTATACGCCGATAAATCGTCCAGTAAGTCGATTACATCACCATAAGGCTTCGTAATTTCGCCAACTACTGTAGAAATACCGCGTTCATCTGTTTCGTAAATTAGCAGTGAAATAAACGGAACATCTCGCAATGGAACAATTGATAGTAAGGCGAAGCCCATTAACTCACACCTTCTCTTCGCAGTTCACTCGCTTCATCTGCAAAGCCTTGTTTCCACGCTTCGATTTCTGCTGGCGTAGGCTCATGTTTTAATAAACGACTAGCAAACTGTTTAACAAATTCATGCCATACCTCGTCAGTAAATTTCTCGCTAGACTGATAGAAGTCGTATACATGTGAGTTACTTTTAGCTGCGTTACAGCCTCGGCAACAAACAATGACATTTTCATCGATATTGATTCCTAAAAACACATGATCGATAGTTGCTTCTGTCGTAATCTGTGAACCTCGCGTCAGCTCTACGTCACAATAGGCGCAATTTGTGGCGTTTAGTACGTCTTGAAGTGTCGCTTCCGTATAACGAATAGCTGCTTTGTGTCTGTATCCATGCTTTCTTATGCGTTCTAATAAGTACGCACCATTTTTATAGCGCTCTTTACTCCGACATGTTTTACATTTTGTCATTCGACCATTCTTAGATGGTGCGTGTTTATGGAAGTCTGCCAATGGTTTAACTTCGCTACATATCCTACATTTACGTTCTGTTTCGATTATCATTTCATTTCGTCCCCTTCTTTTTCTTCATATAAAAAACGGTCAAACGCTTCATTCCGAGGAAATTCACGTCTAACCGTTGCTTTAAATTTATCTGATGCAGTTTTTCTCTTTTTCTCAATATCGTTAATATGTCCGATTGAATATTTAATTCGTTCGGATAATTGACTAAGTGTTAAACCATAGAAAAATCTCGTTTTACGTAAGAAATCGCTAAAATCCATAGTAGAGTCCCCTTTCATTTTGTTGTCTTTTGTTGTTATTTACGCTAATTGTCTAAATAAAATAGCCGACTTTTCCGTATCGGCTTCCTCATATATAGCTGAGTTGGTCGTACCTAAATTTTATATCCCCCTAATGCTGCCATTTGGGCGCGAATCCGTTCTTGTTGTAGCTTTTTAGGTCCATAACGCGCAAGCAAGTCCGCCTCAACTTCGCCATGGCCTTTTTTTATTACAGTTACTTTTCCGTATCCTACATGTCCGCCTATCTTAACGTGAATATTACGAGGAACATTGTACCCGTCATAATCAATTTGTTCTGCAGTTTTACGCTTACCGCCCATTTCTGCCTTACGTTTTTGTTGGGCTACATATTGCTCGAAGTCGTCTCCAAATGAATAGACTTTACGTTTGCGGTCATACTCGAACATGTGCCAATCAGAACTCCAAAACGGATACTCTAGCGGTTTTCCTTGATAAGATGACGCATAATGTAAATCTAACCACGACAAACGGCGTACTTTACCGACTTTACGGACTTCTCGCCTCCAGGCTTTTAACACGATGTCCTTACCTGTACCGCACTCTTTACTACATGTTACTGAACTATTATTTTTCGTCTTATCTCGATAGTAGTAACCACAGTGAGCGCAACGGCGTACTTTTGGATCGTCAACACCCTCAAAATGACCATCTATTACTGCTGCAGCTATTTCTAATGCGTCATGATACTCCACGTTTATCGGAAAATATCTACGTGCAAACTCGACTGCTCCTTCGCCTGGTCTAACTTTAAAAAACGTATGTTTTAATACGTCACCTTTTTTTAATTTAATTTTCGTATTGATAGCTGTCATATCCATTTCCCCTTTGCAGAATAATTTTTGGTAGAATTTTAACTTTAGATTTCGTATCGGGTCCACTTATCTAACAACTCACGCATACGTTCTGACGGGATATATGCGTGGATCGGTTCGCCATTCCTAATACGCGAGCGCCATAACCATTGAACAAGTTCACTCAACGCGTATAAATCTTCGTCTACACTCACGCAATTGTCTTGAAAAAAGGACATTTTGTCTTTATTCATAAATCGATTAATTAAATACGCAACTGCTCGGCGGTTCGCATATTCATTTGTAGCGCGAGCATTGTGAGGAATAAAGCAGTTTTTCACACTAAAACCCCGTGGTGCTAAATATGGCTCTACCTCTTTTAATGTCGAAATATACACGTCAGCAACCTTTGCGTTATCTGCGTAGTGTTTGAAAAAATTCACAGTATTCTTTTTAATTTGATCGAGCGTATCAATATCGTATTTTTTTAACTTCGCTTGACTTAGTGCATACTTGCCTTTGCCTACCGCATTTAACTTCTCATTGTCGGTCACATTTATTAATTCGCGTAGTTTTTCCCGACCTTCTGCTTTTACGTCATAATCACATAATTCGTACTTATCGCCGTTCTTTTGAACACTCTTAAATTCATACTCTAGTCCGAACATATCGAAGTAATATCGTTGCATTTGGCACTTAAATAGATACGTCAAGACAATCGCTTTAGGGAACGCCTTAAAAACGGCTGGAGGAAATGTCCAAACCATAAATGAACCTCGGAATAAATACAGATTCCCCGCTTGTGCTAATTCGCGAATATCTTTATAGCGACTGTTATCATTCGGGTCGCCAGTCCAGTCAACGCGCATAGTATCTTCATTAATTACGATGTCACCATTTGATTGCAACCGTTTTATATCTGCGGATTTAATCGGCACACTCTCAACAATATCCATAACCTCGTCAAGAATTAACGTGTATCCCGACTGCTCTAACAACTCGATAAGCTCCTCGTCAGCCTTCGCAAATAAAGCGTGTGTACTCACGATATTGCGATTATTGGCGACTAAGCGCTTTAAATCTTCGAGTTTAGATGTGCCATTGTAGATTGTAGGTTCGACGAAGCAATGTTCTGTCACACTTGTTTTGATACGCTCAACCTCTGATAAAAAAGGAGTAATAAAGATGAAACTATCCAGCGGGCTTGCCTCATTCATGTGCTGTATTGCGTATTGCGTTTTTCCTTTTCCCATAATTGCGTCCACTACTAAAATTTCCGTCATATTCGTTCCCCCTATTTTTCAAATTAGTACGGTTAAAATTCTACGATTCCGTAGAAAAAAATCACAGAAACGTTGATATACCGCGGTTTATAGCGTGTCTCCCTTAAATAAAAAGAGACGTAAAAAGTTACTCGTTATGCAAGACAGCGATAGCTGGCTTAAATGTTTTGGTACTTTGTATAGCGTTTATAAAAGATAAAACCTTTGCGTCGGCTAAAGCCTCCGCAGCTATCAATCTATTAATTGATTACGATAGAAATAATCGATAGATATTGATACGGATTATTGCGTCTGTTGCGTTCTTTTACTTTTGGCGAGAATCTCGTTAATTAGTTGTGATCGTTCAAACACAAAGACGAGTTTGCCCCACCTATGACGACTCGGCTCCGTTTTAATTAAGGCTTGTCCAGCGTCCATAATTGATTGTGCTACTTGTCGAGAATGAATTACGATAAATTTTTCGTTTTTCGCTTGCATTGTTGTCCATCTCCCTGTATAATGACATTATAAATCTAAATTTGATAATATAGGTTTAGTCTAGGTGAAAATAGACAGCCCAACTTATAGTATATCGTCAGTGCTTACAAATTGTAAAGCGCTTTTTTGCATTTTATTTAAATATTTTTCCAGTATTCGGACGATATTAACGTTAAGCCTTACGGAGAGTAAGCTTCAATCCGCTTTCGATAGGCGCCGTTCACTTGGCGACGTCGCCAACTTTCCAAATACTTGCTCGATTCGCAATGCTTTTTCCTCGGCTATTTGTCGGGCATATTCGGCTTGCTCTGCTTTTTCCGTAGCCTGTTTAGCATGTGATTCTAATTCGATAATTCGCTCACGGTACTCCTTTAATGTATCGATATCGCCGTTCAGGACTTCCAACTTTGCTTGCGCCTTTGATGGCGTTGAATCCGCGGAAGGCTTTGCGACTTCATACGTAAGTGACACTGGCAAATCTTCGAGAAGTTCTTGTTCGTGACAATTTGTCACAATCAAATCGTAGCGTTGGATTAATCGACTGACCATTTTACGGTTCATGCCGAGGGCTTTCGTATACCATTCCTCGAAACATCCGTAACCGTTCTTCGCTAAAGTATCTTGGGCCTCTTTTAACTCCTTCCCTAATGCTGTGTACGCCTTGCCGACAATTTCGCGCATATTTAACTCTTTCCTACGTAAGTAGTCCGCAGTAGACTCGTCTAGCGTCTCATATTGAAACGTGGTTAATTCGTTCACTTGTGCCATTCCGTTAATTCTCCCTTCGTTATAGGCGTTCTAGCCTTCGTATGATAAATACTTCGACTTGCGATTTAAAACCGTTTCTAACCTTGTTTAGGATGGTGAAACGATGGTGCTATGTTTCCCAACTATCTATACCAGAACTCAAACGCCTTCCTGGACACACCAACCCTTAAAAACACAATTTTTACTATAAATGGTGATATACTATATTAAAGGAGGGAATAAAAATTGGAATTTAAATTTGGTGGTGGTTCTATTGTTCTACCGCCCTTACATATTACGATTATCGCAATAATCGTTATTTTCCTTTTAGTAAAGTGGAGCAAGGAATTAGAAACAAGACGTTTTACTATTTACTTTTACTTTCTAATTAGTACTTACATTGCTCCAATCTTTTCTAGCAGCACAAAAGATGGTATCTTTCAGCTTTGGATTCCTTTAGGATTTATAGTAGTATTCTTTTACTTGTTTCGTAGCGATAGAAATCATCCAGCTAAAATGAAAGCCTGTATTCTAGGTCTTTCCATAGCAATATATCAGTTAATTCTGCAATATTTCTGACGGATTTTTCTATCCCATTAACGGACGCTCTGGTTATAAGATTAGAAAAGCTAGGCGTTGGCGCACCTAGCTTTCAACGACCATTGTTGGCGCAATGATCTTTCGTATATGTTTGCTAAAGCCAGTTGGCGCTGACTCTAGCGAATATTTGACGACTCGACTCGTTGGCGCGAGTGAGTTCACTTTTAGTATTCCCTTAATATACCACCCGGTGATTAATTAGAAGCCGTTATTACTTCCTCTAAAGTAAGCGTCATCTTAAAATCTCTTTTCCAGCGTTTACTTACCTTTTTACGATAGTTTACCGACGTTTCAATTTCCCCTGTTACATTACGTAGTGGATTTAAAACAGCATCCAAGCGAGCCATTTCATCCTTCACGACTCTGCGCTTTTTAAGTGTGTCATGTAATTGAGTGACATAGCTTACCGCGTATTCTTCGCCTGGATCGATTCCCTCTAAGTCGTGATACATCTTGCTAACAAACTTATCTAAGCGCGACAACTCTTTACTTAGTACGCCTCGTTGAGCGTTTAATTCCGACATGAACTCGTTAAACTTTGAATGATATTCGCACATAACCGTTCCCCCTTACGTTTTCATCTGCAAATTTATGAATTCCGTATAATCTACCGTATCAAATACCTGTATCAGCTGACGATACCGTAGTTAAATACGGAAAACTACGTATTAAGCAATCTTCGCTGTAAGTAAACGCAGATAACCTTTTAGCATATTGCGTTTTATATCACCACTAGCGCATTTTAGAATGTCTGTAGCGTCTGCGTAATCTAAGCTGTAATCTTCATCGTCGATAAATAGCGTTGCTTCACGCGCCTGCTCGCATGTTACGAGTTGAATGTCTTCAGTTAAATGTGTACTGATGATTGATACTACTTTACTGTCGTCTATTGCTACGTGTTCAATCGTTTGGTTCATTTGTAAAACCTCCCGTTAAATTTTTGACTACGGATTGTAGTCGTTAAACATATAATATATCAACTACGTTCCGTTGTCAACTACATTCCGTTGTCAAAATTAAATAAGTTTTATATAATCAATTCAAAGGGAGAGTGGGATAATCTTATGCGCGTGAAATCAACTTTAAAGCAAGTATTAGACGAACGAAATCTATCTATTTCAAAGTGTGCTGAAATGTGTAGCCTACCAAAAGAGACTGTTCGACGCATGTACAATGACACTACAATGCAATATCAACGAGATACTTTAGGTACATTATGTAAAGTATTGAATGTAAGTATTTCCGACATCTTAGCATTAGAAGATAAAAAAGACGACGGCCAATAACGGCTATCGTCTTTTTACTTAAAGGTATGTACATCTAATCTCTTTTACTATAAAGGCGAAATATACACCGTAACTCTCATATTTTCATCACTCAGCTTTTCTAGATCAGTAATAAGACCGTGAGGGTTTCTAATATGCGAATCTTTGTCATACACGAAACATATCAAATGAGAGTAGTCTTTAAGTTGTTTATATCTCTCAAAGTCAATAATTAATTGCTCTCCAATTTGTTTATCCGAGAGATTTTTATTTGTCATTTTTGTCTCTATTACTATTCCATGTAATGGCAATAAAAAATCTACCCTTGAATTACCTCCTGCATAACTAGGAACATAATCCTCAGGTCTAATATCATTGATAAATAATTTTAAAATAGACAGCATAGAATCTTGTACATCATATTCATCTTTAATTGTAATAGTTTCCCTATTTGCGTATCTTCTTTTAATATTTACATCAAATTTATTAAAATTAAGACATACATTACTTATTATTGGTAATATATCATCGTTTTGCGGAGTGGGTGGTAATTTTTCGAACGCTTTAAGTATTGCTATTAAGGGATGATATACCTCATTACCAAAACCATTAGCATTTTCTGCTAACTCTCTAAATCTTAAGGTATCGGTATCTCCTGGAAAATTAGAATCCATAAACCTAATAGCAATAGCAAGCCAATTTTGGTATTCATCACTTGAATAAAATATATCCCCATACAAACCAGACTTTTTACTATTTCCTGCTACTTCTTCTCCCATAGAAATAAGTTCTCCAATTTTCATATATAAGCCTCCTATTTTAACTTTATACATAACTTATCATATAATAGGGTTTTATTTGAAGTATCTTACATAATCAATCAGTATTTCCTCTTGACAACCGAACCCGATTTTTCAACAGAATGGCTGATGAAATTAGGAAATTGGCGAAACGTAGTTACCTTATATCTAAAACTCAAAAAAGAGTAATAGACATAAAGTAACTACGCGATTATTCAACGTCATGGAGTTTCATTGAGGTTGCTCGTCGCCTTGTTTCGTAGCAGACTTTCGCCCGTCACACTCTTACGCAATTATCGTCCTGCGTATGCGGTTGTCGTGAAGCTTGTCCGCATGAGTGCGATTACCCTGCCGTAACAGCCGATAATCCACCGCACCTTTTCAATTGGCAGATGCGCGCCATTCATCACTTCCGTAAACAAGGAAACGGTTTGACCTGTGATATATCCGATTTTTTTGCAACGGTTCGGCAACCTTTCCAGGTTAGATTAACGACGAATTAGTGGGCTACCTCGTCGCTACTACTAAAAAAGGGTGCACTTAATAGAAGTTGCATCATCGAATTTTTTTCGATATAATGAACCTTAAGTAAACGCAATTGCTACCAGGCAATTTTTAGCGTAGATATTAAGTTGTAAAGCCGTTAGTGCGTCAACACTAGCGGCTTTTTTCTATTTAAATATTTAAGTTCTCTAACGGACTATGCTGTCGGTACTTCTTCATCACTTCCTTATCAGCAAAATCTAAATAAATTTGAGCAGTAATATCAACGTTTGCATGTCCCAACAATCGAGATAATGTTGCCAAATCACCGCCATTAACCAAATACCTTTTTGCAAAATTATTTCTAAGCAAGTGAGGCGTCACCTGTAACCCGACGTCTTTACTACGAAGTCTAAATGAACGCTCTACTCCCTCGATTCGTAATTTTGATCCTCTATTCGTCGGAAATACGTAAGAACTATCTGAATAACGGTCCTTGTACGCTAACCATGACCTAAGATGTTTTCGCGTCTTTTCTGAATAGTAAACGAAGCGTTGCTTTCCGTTTTTGGTTTTGCGTAATAACAATGCATTACCTCGCAAATCTATATCAGATGCTACAGCTTCCAACAATTCTCCTATTCTTGCTCCAGTATCAAAGATTAATCGAGCTATTACCCAATCACGATATTGATCGAATTTCGTAACGTCGAAAGAACGGAAAAACTGCTTTAGTTCATTATCTTCGAGCATAACTTTAATTTTTCGCTCCGGTTTAACATTCTTTAAATCCCTCAAAGGATTGCTGCGAAGAAGTTGTTCTGAATATAAATGCGAATAAAACGCTTTTATGTTACGCACGTAATTCGCAATTGTCGTTTTACTAACTGGCTTGCCAAAATCGCTGCGTCGTTCCGGGTAGTTTACAGGCGTTTCATCGGCACTTACCTCAAACTTACCTCTCTCTTCGATTGAACGAATATAGGCTCGTACATGCTCCGTTGTGACGCTTTTAACGTCATCTATTTCAAAGTTATCCAAAAGATACCTTGCGAATAGTTTAAGCGTTTGCTCATACGATTTTAGCGTTTTAGGCGAAAGACCTTTTGCCGAACAATCTAACATATAACGGTCAATTTCGATTAAAAATGGACTTATAGACATAAAAAATACGCCCCCTCAAACAGTCGGCATAAACTGTCTAAAAAGGCGTTATAATTTTCGCTATATAAGCGTTATCTAATTTAGATTTACCGGTCATTCTCCGCTAACCTACACGCTAAAAACCTTGATATAGCGCCCTTAGCTTGCCATCATATCGATGCGAATCTTGTCCGCTATCATGGCGATAAATTCACTATTTGTCGGTTTCGACTTTAAATGATGGACCGTATAACCGAACATTGACGAAATGGATTCATAATTGCCACGATTCCAAGCAACTTCAATGGCATGACGAATGGCACGTTCTACACGTGACGGTGTTGTATTAAACTTTTTCGCGATTTCTGGATATAGAATTTTCGTCACAGAACCTAATAACTCGATATCTTCATACACCATTTGAATCGCTTCTCGTAAATAAGAGTAACCTTTAATATGGGCAGGAACACCGATTTCTTTAATAATAGCTGTAATCGTACTATCTAATTGATGTTGATTTAATTTCTGAGGAGCTGCTTGTTGTAAAACACTTGTCTTTTTCGGTAATGTCGCCTTTTGACCTGCACAATGCAAGATCTTCTGAACCAACTGATCAAACTCAAATGGCTTTAGCATAAAATAAGAAGCCCCTAGATCTACTGCTTGTTTCATAACATCCTCTTGTCCAAATGCAGTTAACATAATTACTTGAATAGATGACATGCGTTCATTTTGATACATTGCCTCTAATACCGCTAACCCATCGAGATGAGGCATGATAATATCTAACAATAAAATATCTGGTGTAAACTCTTCAAGCATTTGAAGGCAAATTTTCCCATTTGAAGCAGTTGCAATTATTTCGATTTCCGGATGTCCTTGAAAATAATGCTCCATTGTTTTTAATAACTCACGATTATCATCTGCTATCGCCACTTTTACTTTTGTCATTTCAATTCCTCCTTCTGGACTTCGCCTTGAATCATCAAAGCGTTAAACCTTTTACCCCTTATGCCTTTTTGACACACTGTGGAATTTTCGACATTTTTGTGTTAAAAACCTTTTCTATTTCCAAAAATGAGTATGTAGTCCGATACTTTCTTTTTATATCGACAATTTACGATATTTCCCAGGGAAAATTAAGCGTTCGTTATGTCTATTTTAGTGAAAAATACCATATAAAACTACACTTTTTTTTAAGTATCGATAAATCCTTCTTTATTTGGTATGAAATACTTGGTGAACGAGATAATATATTGCATAAACTATAGAGAACGGAGCTACCAAAGGCAGCCCCGTTATTAAGTCATGAGGATTTTTTCAACATTTCGGCTACTGTAATTGCTGCTCCCTTTTTAGGCTCTTCCACAAACATATGCGTTACTGCACCGACAAAACGACCGTCTTGAATAATTGGGCTGCCACTCATTCCCTGTAGAATGCCACCTGTTTTTTCAATGAGCTTTTGGTCAGATACTAAAAATTCAAGTCGTCCATTTTCAACCTTTGTGATTTCAATCGTAAATGTTTCCACCTTGCTGCCTTCAATTGCCGTATAGATTTCAGCTTTCCCCGTTTTTATATCTTTTTCATGCATAATTTCAATTGCTTTTGGCAATCTTTGTTGATAACCTTCTTCCCAACGTCCAAAGATACCATAAACTGTATTTTTATCAATGCTACCTAGTCGCTCTTGGT of the Lysinibacillus fusiformis genome contains:
- a CDS encoding DEAD/DEAH box helicase family protein, with the protein product MTEILVVDAIMGKGKTQYAIQHMNEASPLDSFIFITPFLSEVERIKTSVTEHCFVEPTIYNGTSKLEDLKRLVANNRNIVSTHALFAKADEELIELLEQSGYTLILDEVMDIVESVPIKSADIKRLQSNGDIVINEDTMRVDWTGDPNDNSRYKDIRELAQAGNLYLFRGSFMVWTFPPAVFKAFPKAIVLTYLFKCQMQRYYFDMFGLEYEFKSVQKNGDKYELCDYDVKAEGREKLRELINVTDNEKLNAVGKGKYALSQAKLKKYDIDTLDQIKKNTVNFFKHYADNAKVADVYISTLKEVEPYLAPRGFSVKNCFIPHNARATNEYANRRAVAYLINRFMNKDKMSFFQDNCVSVDEDLYALSELVQWLWRSRIRNGEPIHAYIPSERMRELLDKWTRYEI
- the spo0A gene encoding sporulation transcription factor Spo0A, encoding MTKVKVAIADDNRELLKTMEHYFQGHPEIEIIATASNGKICLQMLEEFTPDILLLDIIMPHLDGLAVLEAMYQNERMSSIQVIMLTAFGQEDVMKQAVDLGASYFMLKPFEFDQLVQKILHCAGQKATLPKKTSVLQQAAPQKLNQHQLDSTITAIIKEIGVPAHIKGYSYLREAIQMVYEDIELLGSVTKILYPEIAKKFNTTPSRVERAIRHAIEVAWNRGNYESISSMFGYTVHHLKSKPTNSEFIAMIADKIRIDMMAS
- a CDS encoding PD-(D/E)XK nuclease domain-containing protein, encoding MKIGELISMGEEVAGNSKKSGLYGDIFYSSDEYQNWLAIAIRFMDSNFPGDTDTLRFRELAENANGFGNEVYHPLIAILKAFEKLPPTPQNDDILPIISNVCLNFNKFDVNIKRRYANRETITIKDEYDVQDSMLSILKLFINDIRPEDYVPSYAGGNSRVDFLLPLHGIVIETKMTNKNLSDKQIGEQLIIDFERYKQLKDYSHLICFVYDKDSHIRNPHGLITDLEKLSDENMRVTVYISPL
- a CDS encoding tyrosine-type recombinase/integrase; the encoded protein is MSISPFLIEIDRYMLDCSAKGLSPKTLKSYEQTLKLFARYLLDNFEIDDVKSVTTEHVRAYIRSIEERGKFEVSADETPVNYPERRSDFGKPVSKTTIANYVRNIKAFYSHLYSEQLLRSNPLRDLKNVKPERKIKVMLEDNELKQFFRSFDVTKFDQYRDWVIARLIFDTGARIGELLEAVASDIDLRGNALLLRKTKNGKQRFVYYSEKTRKHLRSWLAYKDRYSDSSYVFPTNRGSKLRIEGVERSFRLRSKDVGLQVTPHLLRNNFAKRYLVNGGDLATLSRLLGHANVDITAQIYLDFADKEVMKKYRQHSPLENLNI
- a CDS encoding helix-turn-helix domain-containing protein gives rise to the protein MRVKSTLKQVLDERNLSISKCAEMCSLPKETVRRMYNDTTMQYQRDTLGTLCKVLNVSISDILALEDKKDDGQ